In Methylovirgula sp., a single genomic region encodes these proteins:
- a CDS encoding NAD-dependent succinate-semialdehyde dehydrogenase — translation MRASDQAISINPYTEETIETFSDLSDNGAEQVLAAAARAFGSWKTMPVARRAEIIRKAGALLRHNVDKFAKAITLEMGKTIGEAEAEVLKCAAQCEWYADNGPAMLADRPMPVESGAAYISYLPLGPVLGVMPWNFPLWQAIRAAVPILLAGNAFILKPARNVLRSAFNLEDAFRESGMPGGLFSVLNISQDKISGVIADRRVAAVTVTAGVRAGAAVASQASALLKKSVLELGGSDAFIVLKDADLDRAVSVGIKARFQNNGQVCIAAKRFILEKPIAAEFTERFVEGVRALKLGDPLDRATRLGPMARADLRDGLHKQVEESKHTGARLLAGGNYVESKGYFYQPTIFDGVTPGMPIFDEETFGPCAALTLVNDLDEAIALTNQSEYGLSSNLWTNDLDLAAKAARRIEAGGVFVNGFSATDPRVPIGGVKLSGYGRELSSFGVTEFANIQTVWRERA, via the coding sequence ATGAGAGCAAGCGACCAGGCGATCTCGATCAATCCTTATACCGAAGAGACGATCGAGACATTTTCGGATCTGAGCGACAACGGCGCCGAGCAGGTGCTGGCCGCCGCCGCGCGCGCTTTTGGCTCCTGGAAGACGATGCCGGTTGCGCGGCGAGCCGAAATCATCCGCAAAGCCGGCGCATTACTCCGGCATAATGTCGACAAGTTCGCCAAGGCGATTACGCTCGAAATGGGCAAGACGATCGGCGAGGCGGAAGCCGAGGTGCTGAAATGCGCCGCGCAATGCGAATGGTATGCGGATAACGGCCCGGCGATGCTCGCCGATCGGCCGATGCCGGTCGAAAGCGGCGCGGCTTATATTTCCTATCTGCCGCTGGGGCCTGTCCTTGGTGTGATGCCGTGGAATTTCCCGCTCTGGCAGGCGATCCGCGCGGCCGTTCCGATCTTGCTTGCGGGCAACGCCTTTATTCTGAAGCCGGCGCGCAACGTCCTGCGTTCGGCGTTCAATCTTGAAGACGCATTCCGCGAGAGCGGCATGCCTGGTGGCTTGTTTTCTGTTCTTAACATTTCGCAAGACAAAATATCGGGCGTCATTGCCGACCGGCGCGTGGCTGCGGTTACAGTGACGGCTGGTGTGAGAGCGGGAGCGGCGGTTGCGTCCCAGGCAAGCGCTTTGTTGAAGAAATCCGTGCTGGAGCTCGGCGGATCGGACGCGTTCATCGTACTGAAGGATGCCGATCTCGACAGGGCGGTTTCGGTCGGAATCAAGGCACGTTTCCAAAACAACGGTCAGGTCTGCATCGCGGCGAAACGCTTCATTCTTGAAAAGCCGATCGCGGCGGAATTTACCGAACGCTTTGTCGAAGGCGTTCGCGCGCTGAAGCTTGGCGATCCGCTCGACCGTGCGACGCGTTTGGGGCCGATGGCGCGCGCCGATCTGCGCGATGGTCTTCACAAGCAAGTCGAAGAGTCAAAACACACCGGCGCCCGGCTTTTGGCAGGTGGGAATTACGTTGAATCCAAGGGCTATTTTTATCAGCCGACGATATTCGACGGCGTTACGCCGGGAATGCCAATCTTCGACGAAGAGACGTTCGGGCCCTGCGCAGCGCTGACGTTGGTTAACGATCTGGATGAAGCGATTGCGCTGACCAATCAAAGCGAATATGGGCTCAGCAGTAATTTATGGACGAACGATCTTGATCTTGCGGCAAAAGCCGCGCGGCGTATCGAGGCAGGCGGCGTTTTCGTCAACGGGTTCTCCGCCACCGATCCGCGTGTCCCAATTGGCGGCGTCAAGCTGAGCGGTTATGGGCGGGAACTTTCCTCGTTCGGCGTGACCGAATTTGCAAATATCCAGACCGTCTGGCGAGAGAGAGCCTAA
- a CDS encoding amidohydrolase family protein, which translates to MKTAIVNIGQIVSGDWKSPFEPGDAILCEDGIIQSVGTLSTQDVSSADVVIDADGATAIPGLIDSHVHITFGDYTPRQKTVGYLESYLHGGVTTAISASEVHVPGRPKDPIGVKALAVAAARCFKTYRPGGMRVHAGSVILEPGLNESDFAELRNHGVWLAKAGFGAFATPFDYAEQVAWAKQAGMITTMHTGGSSIPGSSGIWADHLLAVQPHVSFHVNGGPVAMPDKDFPRLVEESEIALQICTAGNLRTTLLVADLARKANAFHRVLIATDTPTGSGIMPLGMLYTISHLASLTDLAPELAIAAATGNNAEVYRLNSGFLRNGRDADIVLIDACAGGSQGDALSALRNGDVTAVGAVVTAGVPRFVGRSRNTPATIRSVRVAECRLPMDFSGADH; encoded by the coding sequence ATGAAGACTGCCATCGTAAACATCGGCCAGATCGTCAGCGGCGATTGGAAATCGCCGTTTGAGCCCGGCGATGCAATTCTTTGTGAAGATGGCATCATCCAATCGGTCGGCACCCTGTCGACGCAGGACGTGAGCTCCGCGGATGTCGTGATCGATGCCGACGGCGCCACCGCCATTCCCGGCCTGATCGACAGCCACGTCCATATTACCTTCGGTGATTATACGCCGCGGCAGAAGACGGTCGGCTATCTGGAAAGTTATCTGCACGGCGGCGTCACGACCGCGATCTCGGCGTCCGAGGTCCATGTGCCGGGCCGTCCAAAAGACCCGATTGGCGTCAAGGCGCTCGCGGTTGCTGCGGCGCGCTGTTTCAAGACCTATCGCCCGGGGGGCATGCGGGTCCATGCCGGCTCTGTCATTCTCGAGCCAGGCCTCAACGAAAGCGACTTCGCCGAACTGAGAAATCACGGTGTTTGGCTCGCCAAAGCCGGTTTCGGCGCGTTCGCAACGCCCTTCGACTATGCCGAGCAGGTCGCTTGGGCCAAACAGGCGGGCATGATCACGACGATGCACACCGGCGGTTCGTCCATTCCGGGCTCGTCCGGCATTTGGGCGGATCATCTTCTTGCCGTGCAGCCGCATGTCTCGTTCCATGTGAACGGTGGCCCCGTTGCGATGCCGGACAAGGACTTTCCCCGTCTCGTCGAGGAATCCGAGATCGCGCTGCAAATCTGCACTGCGGGAAATCTGCGCACGACATTGCTCGTTGCCGATCTCGCACGCAAAGCGAATGCCTTCCACCGCGTGTTGATCGCAACCGACACGCCAACCGGCAGCGGTATCATGCCGCTCGGGATGCTTTATACGATCTCACATCTCGCCAGCCTCACCGATCTCGCACCGGAACTCGCGATCGCCGCAGCGACCGGAAACAACGCCGAAGTCTACAGGCTGAATTCAGGCTTCCTGCGAAATGGGCGCGACGCGGATATTGTCCTTATTGATGCCTGCGCAGGCGGCTCCCAGGGTGATGCTCTGTCCGCGCTTCGCAATGGCGATGTCACTGCGGTCGGCGCCGTCGTTACGGCTGGCGTTCCGCGCTTCGTCGGACGAAGCCGCAATACGCCCGCCACCATCCGCAGCGTCCGCGTCGCCGAATGCCGTTTACCCATGGACTTTTCAGGAGCTGATCATTGA
- a CDS encoding UbiX family flavin prenyltransferase, whose protein sequence is MSSKTKSADLIVALTGASGAIYCIRLLEALKETEIRTHLVMSKWGIQTLKYETSFTAASVRRLADECYSDNDLGATISSGSFQTMGMVIVPCSAKTLGSIAHGHGNGLIQRAADVVLKERRKLVLAVREMPLNDIHLENMLKLSRMGAVICPPVPAFYTLPKTIDDIVDQTVGRIADQFGIALPLAARWAGTPPVFETAEC, encoded by the coding sequence ATGAGCAGCAAAACGAAATCCGCCGATCTTATCGTCGCTCTCACCGGAGCCAGCGGCGCGATCTATTGTATCCGGCTTCTCGAAGCCCTGAAGGAAACAGAAATCCGCACTCATCTGGTGATGAGTAAATGGGGCATCCAGACTCTCAAATACGAGACGTCCTTTACAGCGGCTTCGGTGCGGCGTTTGGCGGATGAATGCTATTCGGATAATGACCTCGGTGCGACGATTTCCAGCGGATCGTTTCAGACGATGGGCATGGTCATTGTGCCCTGTTCCGCCAAGACTCTCGGCTCCATCGCGCACGGGCATGGCAATGGTCTTATCCAGCGCGCGGCGGACGTCGTCCTGAAAGAACGCCGCAAGCTCGTCCTGGCGGTGCGGGAAATGCCGCTGAACGACATCCATCTCGAAAACATGCTGAAGCTTTCCCGGATGGGCGCGGTGATCTGCCCGCCGGTCCCGGCGTTTTATACGCTCCCCAAGACGATCGACGATATCGTCGATCAAACCGTCGGACGGATCGCCGACCAGTTTGGCATCGCGCTTCCCTTGGCGGCGCGCTGGGCCGGGACGCCGCCGGTCTTTGAAACCGCGGAATGCTGA
- a CDS encoding amino acid synthesis family protein gives MDMQIRRVATIIEDHFYEAGRRAERPLRKVATIMVLKNPYAGQYVEDLSALTEASIGLGKKMGAQAVAVLGGAPVEAYGKAGIVGLNGETEHANALLTTVFANPIRDAIGGGDAWISSVTKVAAPGTMIDVPMNSIDDVYIRSHYGTMSLVLPDAPLPDEVALIFCFATGGRLNARVGGITVEEVRKQRATAKA, from the coding sequence ATGGATATGCAGATTCGCAGAGTTGCGACAATCATAGAGGATCATTTCTACGAAGCGGGGCGGCGGGCTGAAAGGCCGTTGAGAAAAGTCGCCACGATCATGGTGCTCAAAAATCCTTACGCCGGTCAGTACGTAGAAGATCTTTCCGCGCTCACCGAGGCGAGTATCGGCCTCGGAAAGAAAATGGGTGCGCAGGCGGTTGCCGTGCTCGGTGGTGCGCCTGTTGAAGCTTATGGCAAGGCTGGCATTGTCGGCCTGAACGGCGAAACCGAACACGCGAATGCGCTGCTGACCACGGTTTTCGCCAACCCCATTCGCGATGCGATCGGCGGCGGCGACGCCTGGATTTCGTCGGTGACCAAGGTTGCCGCACCCGGTACGATGATCGATGTGCCGATGAACTCCATCGACGACGTCTATATCCGCTCGCATTACGGGACGATGAGCCTGGTCCTGCCCGACGCGCCGTTACCCGACGAGGTCGCCTTGATCTTCTGTTTCGCGACAGGCGGCCGGCTGAATGCGCGCGTCGGCGGCATCACGGTGGAAGAAGTGCGGAAGCAACGCGCGACGGCCAAGGCCTAA
- a CDS encoding UbiD family decarboxylase: MSVAYQDLREFIALADQLGAVRHISGAQVFHEIGGVTEVAAGLAHAPALLFDNIPGYRSGFRVFTNATTNAQRAALALGLDPTLRPLDALKLWKEKRTGLKPIAPAVVGDALFMENSARGDDVNLAVFPAPHWHPEDGGPYIGSGALIVSRDPDENWVNASIYRVQVHSRNRVTIQFDHTGRHGSMIAQKYWSKGQGCPVAIVIGQDPALFIAGFEYLPGGQSEYDFAGAIKGVPIEVTKGPVTGLPVPARAEIVLEGELLPFPENSLPEGPFGEFTGYYAADKRPAAVMEVTGMHYRNNPILFGSPPLKPPRFHFGLPFRAAGIWANLEALGVSDVVGVWQHVSQLMTVVALKQRYAGHAKRAGLIAAANSYMGRVVVVVDEDIDPSNLADVMWAVTTRSEPSESVDIIRNGWSSSLDPRLSAEARAQGATANSKMIIDACKPYHLIAEYPRASALSLAAARVIEEKWGAALR; this comes from the coding sequence ATGAGCGTCGCCTATCAGGACCTTCGGGAATTCATCGCACTGGCGGATCAGTTGGGTGCAGTACGGCACATTTCCGGCGCGCAAGTCTTTCACGAGATCGGCGGCGTTACCGAAGTTGCTGCGGGCCTAGCGCACGCGCCGGCGCTTCTCTTCGATAACATCCCGGGCTATCGCAGCGGATTTCGTGTCTTCACGAACGCGACGACGAACGCGCAGCGTGCAGCGCTGGCGTTGGGACTCGATCCAACGTTACGGCCACTCGATGCTTTGAAGCTCTGGAAGGAGAAGCGCACCGGGTTGAAGCCGATTGCGCCCGCCGTCGTCGGCGATGCTCTATTCATGGAAAATTCGGCGCGGGGCGACGACGTTAATCTCGCTGTTTTTCCGGCGCCGCATTGGCATCCAGAGGACGGCGGCCCGTATATCGGCTCTGGTGCGCTGATCGTCAGCCGTGATCCGGACGAAAACTGGGTCAACGCTTCGATCTACCGCGTGCAGGTTCATTCGCGTAATCGCGTGACGATCCAGTTCGATCACACCGGGCGCCACGGCTCGATGATTGCGCAAAAATATTGGTCGAAGGGGCAGGGGTGCCCAGTTGCAATCGTCATCGGACAGGATCCGGCGCTCTTCATCGCAGGTTTCGAATACCTTCCCGGGGGGCAGTCAGAATACGATTTCGCCGGCGCGATCAAAGGCGTCCCGATCGAGGTGACGAAGGGGCCTGTCACCGGCCTGCCGGTCCCGGCGCGGGCGGAGATCGTGCTTGAGGGCGAACTGTTGCCATTCCCGGAGAATAGTCTTCCAGAAGGCCCGTTTGGCGAGTTCACCGGCTATTACGCGGCTGACAAAAGGCCGGCCGCCGTGATGGAGGTGACGGGCATGCATTATCGAAACAACCCGATCCTTTTCGGCTCGCCGCCATTGAAGCCGCCAAGGTTTCACTTCGGGCTGCCGTTCCGTGCCGCCGGCATCTGGGCAAATCTCGAAGCGCTGGGCGTTTCCGACGTCGTCGGCGTGTGGCAGCACGTCTCCCAACTCATGACCGTCGTGGCCTTGAAGCAGCGGTATGCCGGCCACGCCAAGCGGGCTGGTCTGATCGCCGCCGCCAACAGCTATATGGGCCGCGTTGTCGTGGTGGTAGATGAAGACATCGACCCGTCCAATCTCGCCGACGTCATGTGGGCGGTGACAACGCGGTCGGAGCCTTCGGAATCCGTCGATATCATTCGCAACGGATGGAGTTCTTCGCTCGATCCGCGCTTGAGCGCTGAAGCCCGGGCGCAGGGCGCGACGGCGAATTCGAAGATGATTATCGACGCCTGCAAGCCTTATCATTTGATCGCCGAATATCCCCGGGCGAGTGCTCTGTCTTTGGCGGCAGCGCGAGTGATCGAGGAGAAATGGGGCGCAGCGCTCCGCTGA
- a CDS encoding GntR family transcriptional regulator: MDFKVLPQSVQGQAVSKLRDAIVTGIFRPGDRLVESDLCTRLGISRPSVREALRSLEAERLVVIVPNRGPMIPILTVDMARQIYDVRALLEGEAAALFAAHAPPSAIAAMRSALEAFDAAVKSGDLTEEIRATRQFYEPMLLGCGNRVIFEVLDTLSARITFLRSKSMSLPGRAQKSAREMRAILKGITSGDTEAARTAAVAHVRQACNAAVKAYSADKIAEKTTKTSA, translated from the coding sequence ATGGATTTCAAAGTCTTGCCTCAGAGCGTGCAGGGACAGGCGGTCAGCAAATTACGCGACGCGATCGTGACCGGTATTTTTCGGCCCGGCGACCGTCTCGTGGAATCGGACCTTTGCACACGGCTGGGCATCAGCCGCCCTTCGGTCCGCGAAGCGCTGCGAAGTCTCGAAGCGGAACGTCTCGTGGTCATCGTGCCCAATCGCGGGCCCATGATTCCGATTCTGACCGTAGACATGGCGCGGCAGATTTACGACGTCCGCGCCTTGCTCGAAGGGGAAGCCGCGGCGCTTTTTGCGGCCCACGCACCGCCCTCGGCAATTGCCGCCATGCGTTCCGCTCTGGAAGCATTCGACGCTGCCGTCAAAAGCGGCGATCTGACCGAAGAGATCAGGGCGACGCGCCAATTTTACGAGCCGATGCTGCTGGGCTGCGGCAACCGCGTGATCTTCGAAGTGCTGGATACGCTGAGCGCCCGGATCACTTTCCTGCGTTCGAAGTCCATGTCGCTTCCGGGCCGCGCACAGAAGAGCGCACGCGAGATGCGGGCGATCCTGAAGGGGATTACGTCGGGCGATACGGAGGCAGCGCGGACCGCCGCCGTGGCGCACGTTCGCCAAGCCTGTAACGCCGCCGTCAAAGCCTATTCCGCAGACAAGATCGCAGAAAAGACCACAAAAACCAGCGCCTGA
- a CDS encoding MarR family transcriptional regulator: MTRNKQEAVRGDAAPRQRPKQPLFVPPVTISNETFWVDGRDDWLRETLYLMVLCLNQLHTFREAFGRAMDLTSPQFAVLMGTAYTQGVEGVSIGTLATHVHLAPTHVTTEVGRLIRLGLLQKRPNNEDRRSVLVRLSPQGEKAIRAVVPLVRSVNDQLFDSVTRDELQSILQFFRRFATNSEIALTRINSTKRPAKRRSAKTPD; this comes from the coding sequence TTGACCAGAAATAAGCAAGAAGCGGTCCGTGGCGACGCCGCCCCGCGACAGAGGCCGAAGCAGCCTCTTTTTGTGCCGCCTGTCACCATCTCGAACGAAACGTTCTGGGTCGATGGCCGCGACGATTGGCTGCGCGAGACGCTTTATCTGATGGTTTTATGCCTGAACCAGCTTCACACATTCCGTGAAGCCTTCGGCCGGGCAATGGATCTGACGAGCCCGCAATTCGCCGTCCTGATGGGCACCGCTTATACGCAAGGCGTGGAAGGTGTGAGCATCGGGACGCTCGCAACGCATGTGCATCTTGCGCCGACCCATGTGACCACCGAAGTCGGCAGGTTGATAAGGCTGGGTCTGCTTCAAAAGCGCCCGAACAACGAAGACCGCCGCAGCGTCCTGGTCCGGTTGTCACCGCAAGGCGAAAAAGCCATTCGCGCCGTCGTGCCTCTCGTGCGTTCGGTCAACGATCAGCTTTTCGACAGTGTGACACGCGACGAATTGCAGTCGATCCTGCAATTCTTCCGGCGCTTCGCGACCAATAGTGAAATTGCCTTGACCAGGATCAATTCGACAAAGAGACCAGCAAAACGGCGAAGCGCCAAAACGCCGGATTGA